The genomic DNA ACAATTTGGAGTCAACATCATACCCCATGAGGCCTATAGGTGTTGTGAAGTCATGCTTCTCCACGAGGTAAGAGTTGGATATGGATTAATAAGTATCTAGTCTATTCCTTCATCTGGGTTTTCTCAATTCGTGCTATTTGGGCCACTGTGATGATAAATTGTCAATGCCAGGTTTTATATTCTTTGAGATTTCTcttttcattaaataataatgcaCGAGGTTAAAGTATCGTAGCTTACTTGGAGAACCTAGTGCAGTTGAATTGCCCATGTTATATGTTGGAAGGTAAGTTGGTTTGTAGAAAGGTGGATTATGTATTTCACTAACGTGCTATGCCCCTGTCGTTAAATGTGAAGTCTTATTCATGGGCTCGTTCACGTGGATTGGTTTGCCACATTTCTCGTACAGCACTTACTGTCTCTCGGAAAGTACATTGGACATATCAACATATTTTCACGTTtcaccttcttaggaatggGACACCACGGCAGCCTTTACTTGTACCCCTTGCTAGAGCATCTTTGATATTTGATGCATCTAGAGTACCTCCAGCATCACTTGAGGGCCTCGAAGAGTATTCTCATTGCTGGATAATATATGTATTCCATCTCAATACAGATTTGGAGAAGTTATGGAAGCATCCGGCAAGATCAAAATTCAAGGCAAAGGTTTGTGGCCTAGCAATCCAATGAAGAGTTTAAGAAGGTTCCTGCTGGTGATGGTACcctcttttttcttaaaattttttttggctcaATATGCAGGTAAGAGTACCGAGATTAAAAGGTCGAAGGATAGGAGTCTTTGCTACTCGATCTCCACATCGACCATGTCCAATAGGACTTACAATTGCAAAGGTAAAGACGGCTTTCTTTGTCAAACATTAGCAATCAGCATGAATGATCACCTTCATAAATGTCTCATCAAATTTCCAGAGCAATGGGAGTAACTTGTTCTAGAGTTTGTACAATATATTAATCACACTATCTTCCTTGTTCTCTAGGTGGAGGCAGTCAAAGGCCATATGGTTTTACTTTCAGGTGTAGATCTAGTTGATGGAACGGTAAGTTTCTTGTCTTTCATACGCTGAGAAATGACTATCTTCTTTAATTGCACACTTACATGTTTGAATGTATCGAGCAGCCAGTACTGGATATCAAACCTTATGTACCATACTGCGACAGCATACCAGGCGCCACCGTGCCTAAATGGTTGATGGTAATCTTCTATCTACCTGCTCCTATCCATGCAGAGCTACAATGTAGTTCATCATCAGAATTTTCCTTCTGAAATCGTCAATCACACCGAGTGTTGCTAGATCCCAGATATAGTCTTCATTGTTAAGGATCTCGCGTTGCGCCTGATGCACTGCTAAGGCTTTTATGGAATTGTAGGATATTCATGTTGTTGATGCTTGGTACATTATTTATAAAAGTAAAACTAGGGAACTTTTTACAATTCGACTCCATATTGAACTCTTGTTTATGTCGACACTGGTGTAACTGAGATTAATAACTGATTTTGGACAGGGGGACAACTCACTGGTGGTTGCTTCTGTTAATTTTTCTACCGATTTCTTTGCAACACTCTCTGATAGTTGGGCTACTAAAGTgagttttcttcttcctgaACAAGTTATCTCTATCTGGCATAGTGTTCATGCTGAATTGCAAGTAATATCGCGAAAGTAATACTCAATTATCATGGGTGAATTTCTTAATACATATGTAGCTTGCTAGGGTTTTGAATGATATCTTCATcattgatataattttttcactTAGTCTTTTGGCTTTAGCTGTTCAGTGAGAGCCATCATGAGGATGCTAACTAGCCTGATAGTTGCAGTACTTGCTTTCATCTTAGGATTGACTCCCCAAaacaatattaataattattaataaaaaaagtgaaaaactTCAGTTTTGCCCCATGATATTTATGTCTTGCTCATTTGTTTTCAGGTTTAGATTTCTCCACTCCCTTTGCTGTTACCTGTTATTACTTCTGTGCTGCCACGTCTTTCGCAGGTTTTTGTGTAGGGTGGATAcatagatacatatattttcatttttattcttttctttggtATATTGGTACAATGCTTCCATTAATTGCACCATTGAAGTTCTAATTGCTGTATaaattttcttggattttcatttttttcattaaaaagtttctttttctttttaacctTTAAGGCGATCATTTATCAGGGCAGAACATCACTCTATGCATCTCCTGATGACTTCCAAAAGTTGATCAAGGAAGTCCTATCCTGGGACATTCGGTCAGTATCTCAAAGGAACTATCCCCACGATTCACTCACTAAGGCTAGTAAACATGCAGAGTTGAGCCAAGACTCTGAAGAAGAAGGTTCTGATGAAAATGAGAGAGTTGCTGCAAGTTGCGGTGACATTCTTTATCACCTTTTGTTGGAAGGACTCGACATCTCATACAGGATCGACAGCAATGGCAATGTCTTTGTGGAAAAGGCAACAGTTCCCAATGACACGCCAAAAGAATGAGCGGCCCAGCATTTTTCCCAGGTATGTTATGATAAGATATGAATTAGATACCTTAACATTGGATTAGATTTTTGTCCTATCATTATTATGATAAGTTCATCAGTGATAGAATATCTAATTATAGCTTAGGTTAGTTCCACCTGGCGATGATGCAAACTAAAATCTAATCCATATCTTATCATAACATACCTGTGAGTCATCAATCCCATTATCCTCTGTGCCCATAACTAAAATCTATCTAATGCTATCCAGTGTCTTTAGGAATATCTACTGTCTGAAACAGCGGTCTTGTCACTTGTGTGCAGCTTCATGCTACATTTACTACAGGCAAGTatgatttgaaaatatgaaCAGATAATGATGGAATATATAAGTCATGTGGAGGATTTGGTTCTTGATATGGTGATACAGCATTAGAGGTTCTTGTTGTCGACACAATAGTTAAAAGGGTTAGTACTTATCCCAAAAAAGGGGTGGTTATCATGTAAGTTTTTGCTGAACTATCATGATGGGCTCAGATTCATAAGTCAAGCTGTGGCATAGTCATATAAATCCATGATGTGGTTATGTATGGATATCCTTTTTCGAGGTTGACAAAGAGCCAATATTTAATCTCTATTTGACCAATCTAATTCCCATAACAACGGCTTAGTGGTGCGCGACAGAGATTCTTGTTATATTATGAGAGCTCCATAACTTAACAGTTCTGAAGGATGAAAACAGACGACTTTTTATATCAAGGATGGTGCTATTTCCCTCGGGGCAATGTCAGTCATTCCCCAGCTTATTGCATTTAATCGAAGTGGATACTTGTTCTTGATGGTTAGGTTACCTTGTTGAGTGCCTGCTAACCAATTCACGAGGGTCCTGCTTTTCCTTGGAAGAAATTATCGCTCCCCAAGATTTCTCCAGCAAGATAGGGAAAAACTGCCTTGGAGGCTGGAATAGAAATAGGCCTCAATGACTTTCTGAAATTCTTCCCTGAGTTCATCAAAGCCCCAACAATAACAGATGCTAGTTCTGCTAAACCCAGCTCCGGTCTAATTAAGTTTAGGGGCTTTCATTTCAGGCTCTAACTCAATCTTGTGGTGGATTACCCTCCTAGGGGGGCACTTGGCAACACACTTGTGGGCCATGATATCGCCAAATACCTGAAGTACTTGCTGCGCTTTATATTTAGACTGTGCTGCAACCTTTCTTCAAATTAAAATGTGACATTGGCCAACTTATCATGGTCTATCTTTGGAAATTGCTGTTGCggtcaaattatttttctgacagaagttattaatttattttaatattcagaaaagcaaaaaagaaaaaagaaaagtagagAGAAGAATGGCAGCTGTGAGTAAACTAGGGCTTCTTTGGCCTTCATATAGCCAAAATCAGTTTACTAGTAGGTTAAATATCTCCTAGATGGAGGATTAGTTGATTATGGAAGTCCAATGATGGTCTTGATGAAGCTGCTGGGTACTGGAGGTTACTCGATGCCTTAATCATGGCTGAACATCAATTTTTCAGTGGCTAAATTCGCAATCAACATGCTAGTCTTGGTCATGTTGTTAGTCCTGCATCCAGGAGAGAATCAAGGAATGCAGATTTTGGCATGAACGATACCGGGCCTACCCTTAGAGGCTGTGCTAGTTTCCAGTTGCCATGTCTCCTTTTCTTGACTTTCATTTTTGCCATGATAAAGTATTGGGTTGAAACTAAATGGTGCTCTTAGAGCACTTGTTAAGGTTTACCTTTTGcattatacaaaaaaaaaaaaggtttaccTTTTGCACCACGATCTTCAGAAGGTAAACTGAAAGTGTgaattttttcacttttaaatTTACTTTCAATGCGTTTTTCACCATTTATGTCATAGAAAAGGTGAACCTTAACAAGTGCTCCAAGGGCACCATttagttattaaaataataattgtcaAAAAGTAATTTGACCCCAATCTCCCAGAAGGACTTACAGATTTAAGTGTGTCCTGATCAACTGAGAGAAAGCACATAAGATAGGATAGCATGAGAAAAACACAAGGCTTGTGAATcagaatatttttcatttggaGGCTGGTCCTTCTGGTGGTTGTCAATGAGTGTGTTGTCACTAGCTGTGAtctgcagaaaaaaaaaatatatatatatatatataaataaataaataaataaaatgcaaaTTATAGAAGAATAAAGGCTGATCTGATGGTGCTGGTCGAGGGCAGGGGCTAGCTGCCACTGATGCTTGGTTTGCATTGTATCGGGGGTTTACGATAGACGATATTGCATTGGCCTCCCTTAATTTGCAAATTTGGGTTAAGCTGTGGGCAGGAGTGGGTCGGAGAGGTGATGGAGGTGAAAAACCAACAATGGAGAAGCGGTTCAAATTTCATAGTGGCTGAGATGAAGGTGAAGCAGGTTGCCTGAGGAAGACGATTGAGGTGGtgaaatgtgaaaaattatGGCTGgacttataaaagaaaaagttgaAAACTGTGAAGTATAAAGAATTTCAATCATTATATTTGTGTCATGTCATTATGATTATCCCATTTCTTTGTCCAGTTCAATCATAATTTATGCTAATTATATGTGAAGTTAAGATTACTATTGATGAATCTTGAAACGAGACATGTACCGTAGCCATCGAAGGAAACTAGATAGGTCGATCAAAATGAATTCTTGTTTTGACTGGACAGTAATAATATGGCTGTGATCTGTCATTACGTGCAACTATCTCCACtctagaaagaaaatatatcaatatagCTTTTTTCTCGATATCTTTGATTAATTTGGGGCTTACTTTTATGAACCAATGAAATATGTATCGTTTGACAGATAAGAAATTGTCCTTCACTTTATATAGACGAACGAACTGgttcaataattaatatgcCCTTTTTCATCAATTATGTAAGAGTTAAATCCTTTTGAATCATCAGAATATCCAAACTTATTTCTCCCTTTGAATAGAGGATATAgcaatttcttttggatttatCAATCTAAGCAAGAGACAATatactttgatattattgatcATTCTTTGATTTAAATGCATAAAACTGGTGCAAGATCTAGTACATTATGATGATAGCAAATTTAAAGGACATAAAATAAGAGCTAGTTGAaaattgtttaatttttcGAAGATAATTGAAGCGAGGAATTGCAAAAGAAACAAGATTTGCTCCTCTCAATTCTTTTGGGCAAATGTCATTACTCTAATCACGATAAAATCTCTTTTtaaagtatttttattatctgCTATTCATGTAGTTGGGTTTTGACGATAAGTTATTTCTTGGATTGACCATGATTagcaaattttttattgaccTAGTAAAATGCTGGTGCTGATTGTAATTTTCTATCTTTTCATCAAGATTTCTTCTTGAAGTAATTCCCTTTAATGTCAGTCATCATTGTAGGAATTTGCCATCTGTGAGGCTCTTctgaaataatttcttttctaaaTTTCTAATAATTAGTTTCTGTGGTGACAATATAGTACTGCTGCTGTATCCTAGAATATTCAGCCTAGTGTAattgaacaaaagaaaaatgtctACAGAATAATAGAGGTGGCACAAGAAACAGTTCAATGTGGGTACTGTTAAGAAGTTTAAGGCTGTCTTGTTAGTCATTCCAGCCCTGCCGGTTCTATGGAAAGTTCTTGTCTAGACCTGGTGGAAAAGGATTTCTTTACATTAAGCTTATTACAGATGTTAATGGTAGTAGGCCTCGCATTTATTACGCTAGAGCTGATACTAATTAACGGTTGTGATTGGCTTGGTGTGAAAGAATCTTTTCACATCCGGTCTAGGGAAGAATATCCCGGAATCTAGGTGTTCCCCTGCAATATAATTTAATGGCCATTTTCACATGCAAGCTCACTGGCTTTAGGAGGCGGTTTTTGGAATCCGTGATTGGTCTGATTCATGGTAACAAGCTGTCGTGCTTAAAAGAATCAGTATCTCGCGGATTTGATGTTCATTTATGGAAAATTATCTGACCCCATCCCCCGGACAGTCTCTTGTACCTTCGGAGCTGTCGGATCTACACTGAGAGGTTGGGGGCAGTGCAGATCTGACGGTCCCGGAGGTACAAGGGACCATTTGGGGGATGAGACCATAAGATTTTCTGTGCATTTGCTTACCAGTTTGGAGGAGAAGACGAGAGCAGATTGGTCTGGAATTAAGATATGGAGAAAGTTTGGTGTTTAAATGAATAGGAGTTCTGGGAGGGCCCTTCAAGAACATGATCATTGCAGGGATATGTTGGTGGTTACTTTTAAATGATTAATGTTGATTGCTAGTGCAGCTGGGATATGTCATAAAGAGTGCTTCTGTGTATCACTACCCGGAGCTAGGAATATGGGAAAAGCGGAACGCAATTGATAGAATTTCTCAACTGTTATGATGTCAATTGAACTCAACAAAGCCTGTGAGTTTGTTTTTGCTTTCATCGAAGGTTAATGCCATTTCTTAACTTGAAGGAATTGGGCACCATAACAGTTGAAGGAGAAGGGCTCCGGCCTGCAGTTTCACCACGACCGTATGTATCATCTGCACTATGTTACTTAACTGAGATGGAAAGTTTGTGGACAACAATCGATAGCTGTGGACGATTCCTGAGAACCGAACATGAATCTGATTGTTGTGGAGAAAAGCCATATTGTTCCCCATAGCAAAGGTGGTTTGTGTGGAAAGCTAGGAGTTATAGACAACCAACTGCGTCTGTTTTGTCCGTAACTTTCTTGTCTTGGTTATCTGGCATATAATGGAGATCCTTAACATGGCTGAGATGCTGAGTTCTTGTCTCAGCTGAGCATCTCACCTGGTTCGGTTCTTGTTGAGCCATCAGCCTAGGCGGCCTTTGTaaacagaaaaggaaaaacacaTAGACTAGTCATTTGGTATTGCGAAGTAGGAATAATGTAATTCGACATTGTGAGTTTCTTGTTTTCCTTTTGTCCTTCCAATTTCGTTTCTGTGTCATTTTTCAATGGTGTGCTAAAAGGGCTGTAAAGGTTTTATTCTGATGATGCATGCAAATGCAGATGTTGGTTAAGACATCTTCATGAGTTGTATACTGGGATCCATGAGATGTCACTAGAATAGATTCAGATCCTCAGAGGAGGTGACTTGCCGGCTCGTAACAAATTCAGATTGGTCGAACGGATAATGGAAAAATAGAACCGTTGGATGCTCTTACGGCCATCTGCTGCACCGCTGCAGCACATTACGAGGTGGGAAGGGATGGTGTGGTCTGTCAATTTCTGAAATTGGTTGAAAGGCTGCGGTATTTGAAGCGAAGTTTGTTTAATTAAATGGGTGGGCAACCGGAAGTCGCAGCCATTAATTGATAGATGAGTTATGAAGGACAACTACTTGAATCTATTGTGGACGAAGGGGCAATGTCCCCTGCCCTACTTTGTCGCATCAGTTTGTTTTTGGCTTAATTATCTAAACAAGCAcgatctttatatatatttttaaatatagcacgacttttgaaaaataacaaagaaaTGTATgacttttgtatttttttcctaaatatataaCACGATATTTGGAGAGTAGTATATAAAGGTATGAtctttgcacttttttttctcaatagaACATAACTTTTAAGTTGAGTTGTGCATTtagtataatataaattattcagTCAAATTATAACGATAACAGCTAACGTGGAGTTAACGGTGTCACGTTATAGAACATGATTGACGAGTATACTCCACATGATTGGACGATAACAACTAATATAGAGTTCACGGTGTCAGGTGTCACTCGTTCAATCATGTTGTGTCACATTACATCATTAACTCTCGCTAGCTGTTATTTTTACATTTGACAGAATAATTGACGTCGTGTTAATTGACGTCGTGTTAAAATCGTAACTCAATCTGAAAATCGTgcatttttgtacttttttttaaaggtcgtgatatatttaggaaaaaagtgCAAAGGTACACGTGTATTTATATGCTGCTATGTGAAAgtcatgctatatttagggaaaaaaatataaaggttGTGCCTTTCGgtactattttttaaatctcATGTATTGGGCATTTCTTTGTTGATAACTTCCCATAGGCATGATGTCTGGATCCAAGTTGGGATGATTTAGATGCTAGGTTTGGAATCGAACAATTTCCAGATGAACACCATTAAAGTAGGTGACATGTCGAAAAAGTCGAAGTACAAGTTTATTGACTCGAGATCCATGCGGGAGTGCATTCATTGAGGATGTACTTgtcatttgaaaaataaaataaaaaaaacgcGTAAACAAAATCTATTCTCAACcaacatttggacaatattcACTCTCACATGGCAATATGGTGATGAACTTTTGACAGTATCCTTTGGATAGGCTTGTGCACGAACTCATCCTTGATTTTGAAGTTTCGGATGAGCTCTTTTGAAAGTCCAATACGTTTTATAACTTGTTCGGTATCAGAACCGAGTTATGGAGGATCCAGCCTGTATATCATGGGGAATGGCTACACAAATGCTGGGACCACTATTTTGGGCATTTAACTTAATGAGTTAGGCAAATTAGTAGCATAAGTCCTCCGTCGATATAATCGGCAAAGTTTTGACGACCTGTTGAACGATCAACACGGTTAACTTCCGAAGACCATTTATCACGACATGGTGAGTAACTATGAAACAATTTGTTTCTTATGTCCCGAGATTCGGGGGAGACCTGCAAGTCAAGACCAGTCAATGCGTGCATCACATGGCCCGCCCCGACATGGGACGGGATTGCTTGTGAGTGCCTTTGAAGAAAACATTGAATTAAAATAGTTGAAGGTAGGAAAATTTAGAGAACTTGCTTGAAAGTACCGATGACTTGGCGAACATGCTTGGAATACTATTTGCTGAGAAGACTGGAgaagccctttttttttttttttaaatcactcgatatttagaaattcaataaatttcaACCGATTTGAATTCGAGCTCAATTAGAGAGATAGAACTCTTTCAgtcgtgaattttttttccattcacaggactaaaatttgaaatcttatttagaaaaaaaacagatgtCGTCTACTACGAATCATCTAAATCGATCCGCGTTTGGAAAGTGTTTTTTGGTTTAATGGGGAAAGCATGATTCCTAGCATGGAAATGGAGAGTCCGTTGATTGTTGTTCATCCAATAGGTGAGGCCCACCCTGCCATGATCAAATTAAATGGCCGTACAGTGTAATTACAGATGTGCCCCCAGTGTTTTTACCTAAAGCGAGATCGACCCCGTGGCACGTGCTAGCGCACGGGGCTGGAGAATCTACCCCTAAGATTATCCAACACATGTCACGAAAATGGGGTGCGAgtgataaatattattatcttaaaagtattttattatttatttaatttttttactttgacCTTACaagataattttattaatgtatatttcaatcaatttatcttatccaaaatatataatatatatatatctatttatttatttatattatgttaaatcttatctttttttcctttcgaGATATCAAAATTTCGTTACTTATATTTATCTATTGCTCCAACTCgtgggttaaaaaaaaaaaatacaatggAATCTCTGTACCATGCAGTTATTTATAGTATCAAATGGGTATTAAGCTAGAGTTTTTGGTGGTCTATATGTTTCAAGCTTGGCGTGTATTACGGTTTACTAGTTCCAAAATATTCAGTATCGGTACAATTGACTATCATCCATTCATTCAATCGTCTTTCCTCCACGCTTATCTCCGTTCTTGATATCGAATAGCGTGATAACCACGAGTTCATGGCATGATTGAGAGCGATGTCAAGATGTCAAGCCAAACAATAATATCTACTCAACGCGACGATATAGTTGCCACGACTGGTTTTCGGCGTCTTCATATCTTCTAAATGCAATCAAAACAATGTGGCTTTGCAAATTATCAGCTAGAAACATCGATCACATTAATTCCTTTGTCATATATAGCTGCAGTATTATACATTCTCATTTAAAACTCAAAAGTTTGGATTCGATTTACTAGCGAAACTTTTTCCTTCACATGGCCTTTTTATTATGTCTATAGTTCTCCCATATGATCTAATGAAATTGTCTATTGTTGTGTAATTTCAATTTCCACCGTTGAAAGTGCTCGACGATCGACCTCGGAACTACTTTCAGCATCTTCCTAATAAAATCGaatcttctcttttctccccCATTTATAGCAGAACACGACACAACAAATGTCATGCTGCGCAGGCGTGTGACCGTTTAACGAGGATTTCGCAATCTCATCAATTTCACATGTGTTACGAAAAAAggttcttttcccttttttggaCCAAGAATATTAAATTTGGAAGTGTCATTTTCTGGGCTAATTTATTCCTTtgtatgtgattttttttggggaaattGCTTGCTCAATTtcctttataaatatttatttttttctattataagaGAGATTAgatctaatataatgaaatataaattctaatatctaataaatgaaTACCTATAGTCTTAAATCTCTTAATAAGGGTGTGCTACTGCGCTGCATCGTTTTTAATTCCTTTATAAACATATTCATATGATAACAAGCTTTAGgtgatataattatatatatttttgaagaaTCAACATATTCACTTTTTGTATTCGATTCCAGATTTTTTATTACTAGGCGATCTCACAAGAGCCTCAGTACCTGTAATTAGTCTTTTTAGTTTATTTGGACTTTTGCCCCGtcatctaccaaaaaaaaaaaaaaactaaccaGCAACCCTCAGTTGACGCTGGCAAGACGTACTCGACCGCGATGATACATCAATTCTTGGCATGCTCATAACGTGATGATCGCGCCAGACGAAAAAGAGATCAACCAAGAGAGCTTTCtgtaaaa from Punica granatum isolate Tunisia-2019 chromosome 2, ASM765513v2, whole genome shotgun sequence includes the following:
- the LOC116196473 gene encoding uncharacterized protein LOC116196473 isoform X2, which gives rise to MASNGSSKCLLTLTLSIALTAISASTVLSVYLLRSRRRSRQLRSKVRELEASLSSALEKCAAERQGRVRAQQALRKAIAEPQADNLESTSYPMRPIGVVKSCFSTRNGTPRQPLLVPLARASLIFDASRVPPASLEGLEEYSHCWIIYVFHLNTDLEKLWKHPARSKFKAKVRVPRLKGRRIGVFATRSPHRPCPIGLTIAKVEAVKGHMVLLSGVDLVDGTPVLDIKPYVPYCDSIPGATVPKWLMGDNSLVVASVNFSTDFFATLSDSWATKGRTSLYASPDDFQKLIKEVLSWDIRSVSQRNYPHDSLTKASKHAELSQDSEEEGSDENERVAASCGDILYHLLLEGLDISYRIDSNGNVFVEKATVPNDTPKE
- the LOC116196473 gene encoding uncharacterized protein LOC116196473 isoform X1; the encoded protein is MASNGSSKCLLTLTLSIALTAISASTVLSVYLLRSRRRSRQLRSKVRELEASLSSALEKCAAERQGRVRAQQALRKAIAEPQADNLESTSYPMRPIGVVKSCFSTRNGTPRQPLLVPLARASLIFDASRVPPASLEGLEEYSHCWIIYVFHLNTDLEKLWKHPARSKFKAKVRVPRLKGRRIGVFATRSPHRPCPIGLTIAKVEAVKGHMVLLSGVDLVDGTPVLDIKPYVPYCDSIPGATVPKWLMGDNSLVVASVNFSTDFFATLSDSWATKAIIYQGRTSLYASPDDFQKLIKEVLSWDIRSVSQRNYPHDSLTKASKHAELSQDSEEEGSDENERVAASCGDILYHLLLEGLDISYRIDSNGNVFVEKATVPNDTPKE